The following coding sequences lie in one Alicyclobacillus curvatus genomic window:
- a CDS encoding nucleoside triphosphate pyrophosphohydrolase: MPTYNKLVRDRIPEIIGLEGKNYTVRTLSDEEYAKELKVKLSEELREYLETQSDVDAVEELADIVEIIHALCTVHGSSAKALEGVRQAKAEKRGGFQEKIFLIEVKD; this comes from the coding sequence TTGCCTACATACAACAAACTTGTACGCGACAGGATTCCTGAAATCATCGGTTTAGAGGGTAAGAACTATACGGTACGTACACTGTCTGACGAGGAGTACGCAAAGGAACTCAAGGTCAAGCTGAGCGAGGAACTCCGTGAATACCTCGAGACTCAAAGTGATGTCGATGCCGTGGAGGAGTTAGCGGATATCGTGGAAATCATTCATGCTCTGTGTACCGTACACGGGTCATCTGCCAAGGCGCTAGAGGGGGTCAGACAGGCAAAGGCAGAAAAACGCGGTGGATTTCAGGAGAAGATATTCCTGATTGAGGTCAAAGACTAG
- a CDS encoding AAA family ATPase has product MDENRYLILLKEKDKTSQIRNLQTRSESVLINFVDSPKQYIYALRDVEILESRSVKDLADDQIVYQGDMPIAGVQRIVDFGRKVRLVSNGGASKIYDAHAIRVEKTGVTSPTGLGVIHYWADIAKYASVSDGSVRSDGYLLKHFDSLKQFVSEKSVLAAYLNHSPHSRMLVEPSYKLDTVFPFRFNLSQRDALNNALGSQISIIEGPPGTGKTQTILNILANLVLHDRTVAVVSSNNAAVQNVQDKLEAEGYGFLVAALGNLANRKRFFENPPHADVSDWVVEETQQEPLRKQLVQLNQQISHLMSVERERAQLQHELLAYRLEQEHFETFYRDNHVDETSVPSFFRPTPNRLLSFLKDIRLTGKDQKTPFLRRLSRFLCYGLISSKRAAQGTDVLLHVQLKYYQSKIEQLTRKVARLDAQLRRESFASLLSRHHEISMGLFRQRLHQKYRNKPSFSGSSVNYKRQFQQFVETYPIVLSTTHSLRNSVPENFLFDYVIIDESSQVDVVTAALALSCGQNAIIVGDTKQLSQIVDERIRPKIPNADQFTDTPYDYFQHNILSSMLSLYGDALPRVMLREHYRCHPKIIEFCNQKYYDGQLIPFTSEDEGDTPLLIYRTSEGNHMSRLQETGLFNQRELDVIEREVLAGVHTKAFDYNDIGFTTPYRKQVERATIQLDGAIEKDTIHKYQGREKRVMILSTVLDNSAAGKRGLEFVNDPRMINVAVSRAQQRLILVTHHTMFGDNENEIGDLLRYMEYNTLDANIIDSEIVSVFDLLYKDYSQKLVELSRKVTKRSQYDTENILRALMEDILQDPRYDGVSFREQVFIRNLFRDLKKLTPDERRYVMNGSSVDFVVYRKLDRVPILAIEVDGFTYHENNPRQLEKDKMKDAIFAAYGLSLLRLPTTGSGEREKICEKLDETLT; this is encoded by the coding sequence ATGGACGAGAACCGATACTTAATCCTCCTCAAAGAGAAAGACAAGACCTCGCAGATTCGCAACCTCCAAACTAGGAGCGAGTCGGTATTAATTAATTTTGTTGACTCGCCGAAGCAATACATTTATGCTCTGCGGGACGTGGAAATCCTGGAGAGTCGTTCTGTTAAAGATCTGGCTGACGACCAAATTGTTTACCAGGGGGACATGCCCATTGCCGGGGTGCAAAGAATCGTCGACTTTGGGAGGAAGGTGCGACTTGTCTCCAACGGAGGAGCCAGCAAAATTTACGACGCTCACGCGATTCGCGTTGAAAAGACCGGCGTCACTAGTCCAACAGGGCTGGGTGTCATTCATTACTGGGCGGATATTGCCAAATATGCGTCTGTTTCTGACGGATCGGTACGTTCTGACGGCTATCTACTGAAACACTTTGACTCCCTGAAGCAGTTTGTCAGTGAGAAGAGTGTACTCGCAGCATATTTGAATCACTCCCCACATTCACGAATGCTGGTGGAACCGAGCTACAAACTGGATACGGTGTTCCCCTTCAGGTTTAACTTGAGTCAGAGAGACGCACTAAATAACGCCCTAGGCAGCCAGATATCCATTATTGAGGGACCGCCGGGGACTGGAAAAACACAAACCATTCTCAATATCCTGGCAAACCTCGTACTGCATGACAGGACGGTTGCTGTTGTATCTAGCAACAACGCCGCCGTTCAGAACGTTCAAGACAAGCTGGAGGCGGAGGGGTACGGCTTTCTAGTAGCAGCTCTTGGGAATCTTGCCAATCGTAAACGGTTTTTTGAGAATCCCCCACATGCAGACGTCTCGGACTGGGTAGTAGAGGAAACCCAACAGGAACCTTTGAGAAAACAGCTGGTGCAGCTAAATCAGCAAATTTCACATCTGATGAGTGTGGAACGAGAGCGCGCACAACTGCAGCATGAACTGTTGGCATATCGGCTCGAACAGGAACATTTCGAGACATTTTACAGAGACAATCACGTAGATGAGACGAGTGTACCCTCGTTCTTTCGTCCAACCCCAAACAGACTGCTTTCTTTCTTGAAGGACATCAGGTTGACGGGCAAGGACCAAAAAACACCGTTCCTCCGGAGGCTTTCACGCTTTTTGTGCTATGGACTCATTAGCTCAAAGCGTGCCGCGCAAGGCACTGACGTACTTCTCCATGTCCAATTAAAGTACTATCAATCGAAGATAGAGCAGCTAACGAGAAAGGTTGCTCGCCTCGACGCGCAACTTCGAAGGGAATCTTTTGCATCGCTGCTGTCACGTCACCATGAGATCTCTATGGGCTTGTTTCGACAACGGCTTCATCAAAAATACCGTAACAAACCTAGTTTTAGTGGGAGTTCCGTGAACTACAAGCGACAGTTTCAGCAGTTCGTGGAGACGTATCCGATTGTCCTTAGCACGACCCATTCGCTCCGAAACTCGGTTCCTGAGAACTTCCTCTTTGACTACGTCATTATTGACGAGTCGTCGCAGGTTGATGTGGTTACGGCCGCCCTAGCCTTATCATGCGGTCAAAATGCCATTATTGTAGGCGATACCAAGCAACTATCACAGATTGTCGATGAGCGGATTCGACCCAAAATTCCGAACGCAGACCAGTTTACAGATACTCCATACGACTATTTTCAGCACAATATTTTGTCATCGATGTTGAGTCTATACGGTGATGCATTGCCACGGGTCATGCTGCGAGAACACTATCGTTGCCATCCCAAGATCATCGAGTTTTGTAATCAAAAGTATTATGACGGCCAGTTGATTCCATTCACATCTGAAGATGAGGGGGATACTCCACTGCTCATTTACCGAACGTCAGAAGGGAATCACATGAGCCGTTTACAGGAGACGGGACTGTTCAATCAACGTGAACTCGACGTCATTGAACGCGAAGTGTTAGCAGGTGTTCACACTAAGGCCTTTGATTACAACGATATCGGGTTCACGACGCCGTATCGGAAACAGGTTGAAAGGGCAACCATCCAATTGGACGGTGCGATTGAAAAAGACACGATTCATAAATATCAGGGACGAGAAAAACGAGTGATGATTTTGTCGACAGTATTGGATAACTCAGCGGCCGGCAAGAGGGGCCTGGAGTTCGTAAACGACCCGCGCATGATAAACGTCGCCGTGTCGCGAGCGCAACAGAGATTGATTCTCGTAACCCATCACACCATGTTTGGCGATAATGAAAACGAAATTGGCGATCTCTTGCGGTACATGGAGTACAACACCCTAGACGCAAACATCATTGACAGCGAAATTGTCTCCGTATTCGATTTGCTGTACAAAGATTACTCACAAAAGCTCGTCGAACTGAGCCGCAAGGTGACAAAGCGCTCACAGTACGACACTGAAAACATTTTGCGTGCACTCATGGAAGACATTCTTCAGGACCCCCGTTATGATGGGGTGTCGTTCAGAGAACAGGTGTTCATCCGAAACCTCTTTCGGGATTTGAAGAAACTGACGCCCGATGAAAGACGCTATGTGATGAACGGATCATCAGTCGACTTCGTTGTTTATCGGAAGTTAGACAGAGTGCCTATACTCGCTATAGAGGTGGACGGTTTTACGTATCATGAGAACAATCCTAGGCAGTTGGAAAAAGACAAGATGAAGGATGCAATCTTTGCCGCGTACGGGCTCTCCTTATTGCGTTTGCCCACGACAGGTAGTGGGGAACGTGAAAAAATCTGCGAAAAACTGGATGAGACACTAACTTAA
- a CDS encoding DEAD/DEAH box helicase family protein produces the protein MNNIKLVTDSLLDELVQYMEQSDTIYLLVSFVMESGVHLLAPYLRAAAVRGADIKILSGDYLYITQPIGLQKLLTIDPRIEIRLWKSNGTAFHAKAYLLSGNEGPSAVVVGSSNLSASALTHGVEWSLLASSVDGAGDVLDTAEHAFIKMFYDENTISLNDESLKLYTMEHEEYHRCHPDLAHQWIERESMTRRSRALDANSGLADAKQPYDVEIQPRVVQIEALEQLQITRKEGYDRALVVMATGLGKTYLAALFARDFNRVLFIAHREEILFQARTAFSSVMPGKSCGVYYGQEKQPNADLVFASIYTLSMQNHRRRFAPKDFDLIVVDEFHHAAAKSYQVVMDYFRPKFLLAITATPDRADGRDVYALSDGNVAYKVDFIEAIQREWLAPFRYYGVYDETDYSKIRWLGSRYDEDELRTAQLRESIARSVFKAWVAHQQSRTLAFCSSIAQAEFLCEYFVRMGVRAVSLTSKSAPHHRSSSIGHLERGELDAIFTVDLFNEGVDIPSVDTLLFVRPTESLTVFTQQIGRGLRLHSGKSGCVIVDFIGNYRNADVKLSLFQVEGALRESTNSKVFVIPIVPETCAIELDIRVVDLLEEMNRKRHPRRDALRSSYLTVYQDLGRRPTYAEVHLHGTADSRGYKQEFGSWPAFLLWAGQLTDDEAATAERYAGWFKELESTAMTKSYKMVLLLAMLERGLTEWDAAITPQEVAPFFHRYLTEKEYRQRTDLNDNASRKLREFDTRAVTRMVANAPMKNWGATSRGHVVFESNEFRVLLDIHADDRVTLFEWTREICLYRLHTYFERKGQSGTTTGTRSTNRSNVFKV, from the coding sequence ATGAACAATATCAAGTTGGTAACGGACTCACTCCTGGACGAACTCGTGCAATATATGGAGCAATCGGACACCATCTATCTGTTGGTGTCCTTTGTGATGGAGTCTGGAGTCCACTTACTAGCGCCGTACCTACGCGCTGCGGCCGTGCGAGGAGCGGATATCAAAATCCTGTCTGGAGATTATCTCTACATAACCCAACCGATTGGCTTACAAAAACTCCTTACTATTGACCCACGAATTGAGATACGTCTTTGGAAAAGCAACGGGACCGCTTTCCATGCGAAAGCGTATCTGTTAAGCGGGAATGAGGGGCCAAGTGCGGTCGTCGTTGGCTCTTCAAACCTGTCTGCTTCAGCACTCACTCATGGGGTCGAATGGAGCCTCTTGGCATCCTCCGTTGACGGTGCTGGAGACGTGTTAGACACGGCTGAACATGCTTTTATCAAGATGTTTTACGACGAGAACACGATTTCACTGAATGATGAATCTTTGAAGCTCTACACCATGGAACACGAGGAATACCACCGGTGCCATCCAGATCTAGCTCATCAATGGATAGAACGTGAAAGCATGACTCGTCGTTCGAGAGCTCTGGATGCGAATTCAGGTCTTGCTGATGCCAAGCAACCCTACGATGTGGAGATACAGCCGCGAGTTGTGCAAATAGAGGCACTGGAGCAACTACAGATTACGCGTAAAGAGGGATACGATAGAGCACTTGTCGTGATGGCCACAGGGTTAGGAAAAACGTATTTAGCCGCGTTGTTTGCGAGAGATTTCAATCGGGTACTGTTTATTGCGCATCGCGAGGAGATATTATTTCAAGCACGGACGGCATTTTCTAGTGTAATGCCAGGAAAGTCCTGCGGGGTTTACTATGGCCAGGAGAAACAGCCCAATGCAGATTTGGTTTTCGCATCCATCTACACCCTCTCGATGCAGAATCATCGGAGGCGGTTCGCCCCGAAAGACTTTGACCTCATTGTTGTCGACGAGTTTCACCACGCTGCCGCGAAATCCTACCAAGTTGTAATGGATTACTTTCGTCCAAAGTTTCTGTTGGCCATCACCGCCACCCCTGACCGGGCTGACGGTCGCGATGTTTATGCGCTCTCTGACGGAAATGTTGCCTATAAAGTCGACTTTATTGAGGCCATTCAGAGAGAATGGCTGGCTCCGTTTCGATACTATGGTGTCTATGATGAAACGGACTATAGCAAGATTCGTTGGCTCGGTTCCCGCTATGACGAAGACGAGTTGCGTACCGCTCAGCTTCGTGAATCTATCGCTAGAAGTGTCTTCAAAGCATGGGTCGCGCATCAGCAATCGAGAACTTTAGCGTTTTGCTCGTCCATCGCACAGGCAGAATTCCTATGCGAGTATTTTGTGCGGATGGGAGTCCGAGCAGTCTCTCTGACGTCAAAGAGCGCGCCTCATCACCGGTCTAGTAGTATCGGACACCTTGAACGCGGTGAGCTTGATGCAATCTTTACGGTAGATCTGTTTAACGAGGGCGTCGACATCCCTTCTGTAGATACACTGTTATTCGTCCGCCCAACCGAGTCGTTGACCGTGTTTACGCAGCAAATTGGACGCGGGCTACGTTTACATTCCGGGAAAAGCGGCTGCGTTATTGTGGACTTCATTGGAAATTATCGCAATGCGGACGTGAAATTGTCTTTGTTCCAGGTTGAAGGGGCACTTCGTGAGTCCACCAACTCCAAAGTGTTTGTTATTCCAATCGTGCCTGAGACTTGTGCCATTGAACTAGATATCCGAGTTGTCGATCTCCTTGAGGAAATGAACCGAAAGCGGCACCCGAGGCGCGACGCGCTCAGAAGTTCATATCTTACTGTCTACCAGGACCTAGGGAGGCGGCCTACATACGCAGAGGTCCATCTTCATGGTACAGCTGATAGTCGGGGATATAAGCAAGAATTTGGTTCTTGGCCCGCATTTCTGCTGTGGGCCGGTCAGTTAACGGATGATGAAGCTGCGACTGCAGAGCGTTATGCCGGCTGGTTCAAAGAGCTAGAGTCCACAGCCATGACCAAGAGCTATAAGATGGTTCTTCTTCTCGCCATGCTAGAGAGAGGTCTGACCGAGTGGGATGCCGCCATAACCCCACAAGAAGTAGCACCGTTCTTTCATAGATACTTGACGGAGAAGGAGTATCGGCAGCGAACAGATCTCAACGACAATGCATCTCGAAAACTTCGCGAATTCGATACGCGTGCAGTCACAAGGATGGTGGCGAATGCGCCCATGAAAAACTGGGGCGCTACCTCCAGAGGTCATGTGGTGTTCGAGAGCAACGAGTTTCGGGTACTGCTCGACATTCACGCTGACGACAGAGTAACGCTATTCGAATGGACGCGAGAAATCTGTCTCTATCGTTTGCACACTTACTTTGAACGCAAAGGACAGAGCGGAACGACAACAGGGACTCGGTCTACTAATCGTTCTAACGTCTTTAAAGTCTAA
- a CDS encoding DUF3427 domain-containing protein: MIRPGLYEQIINNLIQRDLAELDPQEFYIERSRLDDAESTILLAKYMEKVLRVALDATRGEHPLNKRVELCNQVIQMLARETTDPYVSQFLIRSDAELLLALLDKQNSPMGVTKKVDITGLRPQTSIAQSSLFTGARSEPSMVAELQREILTSDRIDMLVSFIKWSGLRLLLNELEQFTVRGQLRIITTSYMGATDIKAIDALRGLPNTSIRVSYDTSRTRLHAKAYIFHRDTGFSTAYIGSSNISNAALSSGLEWNVKVAASDQPETFEKVAATFEGYWNDYEFTTYEDTQRPTLVRALRAERYEGSSEGNSFLFDIQPYGFQKEILEKLDAERNVHGSHRNLIVAATGTGKTVISAFDYKRFRETRRGKPGRLLFVAHREEILRQSRDCFRGVLHDENFGELFVGGKEPESLDHLFVSIQTLNSRNLPAATSSDFYDFIVVDEFHHAAAPTYQQLLEYYSPSVLLGLTATPERLDGKDVTEYFDGRMAAEIRLPEAIDRGLLAPFQYFGVSDNVDLSQLHWRRGGYDVAELNNVYTGNRQRADLVVRSVNRYVTDTDRVTGLGFCVSVHHARFMAEFMNQNGIPSIALHAASPQQDRATAKQRLTDGEIRFIFVVDLYNEGVDIPAVNTVLFLRPTESLTVFLQQLGRGLRLDEGKECLTVLDFIGQSYKNYRFEEKFRALLANTSPRPVHQEVTDGFLNMPRGCFIQLEKQAKEYVLDNIRQAVGNRRGLVNRIQTFTEETGRDLTLSNFLEYYHLSLRELYRGQKSVSFARLCAQAGIQESFADPDEAAVTKALSRISTINSRRWIHFLLGYLENPSRAMQNISRVLAEQMLLMFHYTVWQKPLNQCGFKSLEESVAVLRRNPVLCAEVCAILRINLNQIDFVDEPVDLGFENALDLHCTYSRDQVLAALGFYTVDNMPAMREGVKYLGEKKLDIFFITLDKSEKDYSPTTMYKDYAINDVLFHWQSQSTTPADSPTGQRYIRHKKTGNRMALFVRERKADMAGALPYTFLGIADYVSHTGSRPMNVTWRLHRPIPAAFLKKVSRLVVS; this comes from the coding sequence ATGATTCGTCCCGGACTATATGAACAAATCATCAACAACCTCATCCAGCGAGATCTTGCAGAACTCGACCCACAAGAATTCTACATCGAACGCAGTCGACTGGATGACGCAGAATCAACAATTTTGTTGGCTAAATATATGGAAAAGGTTCTGCGTGTTGCTTTGGATGCAACCCGGGGCGAACATCCATTAAACAAGAGGGTTGAACTCTGCAATCAAGTGATTCAGATGCTTGCAAGGGAAACCACAGACCCGTACGTAAGCCAGTTTCTTATTCGCTCTGACGCCGAGCTTCTACTCGCTCTCCTAGACAAGCAAAACTCCCCAATGGGTGTCACGAAAAAGGTAGACATCACCGGACTGCGGCCGCAAACGTCGATTGCACAGAGCTCGCTGTTCACCGGAGCACGCAGTGAACCAAGTATGGTCGCAGAATTGCAGAGAGAAATCCTTACGAGCGACCGCATCGACATGTTGGTTTCGTTCATCAAATGGAGTGGACTTCGGCTGCTCCTGAATGAACTGGAGCAGTTCACGGTTAGAGGTCAATTGCGCATCATCACCACTTCCTATATGGGTGCAACCGACATCAAGGCCATTGATGCTCTTCGTGGCCTTCCAAATACCAGCATCCGCGTCTCGTATGACACAAGTCGCACACGACTCCATGCGAAGGCCTACATCTTCCACCGCGATACAGGATTCTCAACCGCGTACATTGGTTCCTCCAATATCTCAAACGCAGCCCTGTCAAGCGGACTGGAATGGAACGTGAAAGTTGCAGCGTCAGACCAGCCGGAGACTTTTGAAAAAGTGGCCGCGACGTTCGAAGGTTACTGGAACGACTACGAATTTACGACATACGAAGACACACAGCGCCCGACCCTTGTTCGAGCACTCCGTGCAGAACGCTACGAAGGCAGTTCTGAAGGTAATAGCTTTCTATTTGACATTCAACCCTACGGTTTTCAAAAGGAGATCCTTGAAAAACTAGACGCCGAGCGTAACGTCCATGGAAGTCATCGGAACCTCATTGTGGCTGCAACCGGAACTGGGAAGACGGTCATCTCAGCCTTCGACTACAAACGGTTTCGAGAAACACGTCGGGGCAAGCCAGGCCGTCTCCTGTTTGTCGCTCATCGCGAAGAAATTCTGAGACAAAGCCGGGACTGCTTCCGAGGTGTTCTACACGATGAGAATTTCGGTGAATTGTTCGTAGGAGGTAAAGAGCCCGAGAGTCTCGATCACCTGTTTGTTTCCATACAAACGCTCAACTCACGAAACCTGCCCGCAGCAACGTCCTCTGACTTCTATGATTTCATCGTCGTGGATGAGTTTCACCATGCCGCCGCACCTACGTACCAGCAACTTCTAGAATACTATTCACCGAGTGTATTGCTAGGATTGACAGCCACCCCGGAACGACTGGACGGTAAAGATGTAACGGAGTATTTTGACGGACGCATGGCAGCTGAAATTCGCCTGCCTGAAGCCATAGACCGCGGGCTACTCGCTCCGTTTCAGTACTTTGGCGTAAGCGACAATGTTGACCTGAGCCAACTCCATTGGCGACGCGGCGGATACGATGTTGCGGAATTAAACAACGTCTACACTGGGAATCGACAGCGCGCAGACCTGGTCGTGCGGTCTGTAAATCGTTACGTGACCGATACAGATAGAGTTACCGGGTTAGGATTCTGTGTATCGGTCCATCACGCTCGATTCATGGCCGAGTTCATGAACCAGAATGGAATTCCGTCCATTGCACTTCATGCCGCATCTCCGCAACAAGACAGAGCAACGGCGAAGCAACGTCTCACAGACGGCGAGATTCGGTTTATTTTCGTCGTTGACCTTTACAACGAAGGGGTCGACATTCCAGCGGTCAACACCGTCCTGTTTTTACGTCCAACGGAGAGCCTGACCGTATTCTTGCAGCAATTGGGTCGAGGGCTTCGCCTTGATGAGGGAAAAGAGTGCCTCACGGTGCTTGACTTTATCGGACAGTCCTACAAGAATTACCGGTTTGAGGAGAAGTTCCGAGCCTTATTGGCGAACACCAGCCCCCGCCCTGTTCACCAGGAAGTAACAGATGGGTTTCTAAACATGCCGCGTGGCTGCTTCATTCAACTCGAAAAGCAGGCGAAGGAATACGTGCTCGACAATATCCGTCAAGCCGTTGGGAATCGCAGAGGACTGGTCAATCGAATTCAAACGTTCACCGAGGAAACCGGACGCGACCTGACCCTTTCCAACTTCCTCGAGTACTACCACTTGTCGCTTCGGGAATTGTACCGTGGACAAAAGTCCGTCAGTTTCGCCCGTCTGTGTGCGCAGGCGGGCATTCAGGAATCGTTTGCCGATCCCGATGAAGCCGCCGTCACAAAAGCTCTCTCCAGGATTAGCACCATCAACTCTCGGCGATGGATTCACTTTTTGTTAGGCTACTTAGAGAACCCTTCTCGCGCTATGCAGAACATATCACGGGTACTGGCGGAGCAGATGCTCCTCATGTTCCATTACACTGTCTGGCAGAAACCCCTGAATCAATGTGGATTTAAGAGTTTAGAGGAAAGTGTCGCCGTCCTGCGGAGAAACCCTGTTTTGTGCGCTGAGGTCTGTGCCATCTTGCGCATCAATTTGAATCAGATTGACTTCGTTGACGAACCCGTCGACCTGGGGTTCGAGAACGCGCTTGACCTCCATTGTACCTATTCGCGTGACCAGGTCCTCGCTGCGCTTGGATTCTATACAGTCGATAACATGCCAGCCATGCGTGAAGGGGTTAAGTATTTAGGCGAGAAGAAACTGGACATCTTCTTTATCACCCTTGATAAATCTGAAAAGGATTACTCACCGACGACGATGTACAAAGATTACGCCATTAACGACGTCCTGTTTCATTGGCAGTCGCAAAGTACTACACCGGCTGACTCACCTACGGGCCAGCGATACATTCGTCACAAGAAGACAGGCAACCGAATGGCACTTTTCGTGCGAGAACGAAAAGCGGACATGGCTGGTGCGCTTCCGTACACCTTCCTCGGTATTGCAGACTACGTGTCGCATACGGGGTCACGTCCGATGAATGTGACCTGGAGGCTGCATCGTCCCATCCCCGCAGCATTTCTGAAAAAGGTGAGCAGGTTAGTGGTCAGTTGA
- a CDS encoding MFS transporter — translation MTNTSTWHGVLSKPYLLALFVGQFISQSGNRIYAMASLWMAYQLTHSTVAMSAVEAVSLIAVLVVGNFGGIITDRTDPLWAMICVDIFSAITLGLIPVLYFAGHLTVWDVIVTSVLLTGASMLFTPALQGIIPQMTTREELVVANGMLDLTDRLSKILGPAVVGALMVLATLVDLFTIDALTFVVSAISLVYVRIQWYKRSTTVKTFSQQPLVTLSLDSWKTLMKTPWLRTVTVVRSLNNGFWALYTIGSPIFVQSRFQLGIGAWGLILAAYGAGQVFGNVLAVQFSSYKNSLRTFIIGWTVIGLSFVGYAVSSTIAIAVSCIFFAGVGGPIAHVAINTRIGLDVAQNQIVGVFRIQKMMISLLNGIGIMAAGVVYKFVDARTGILCAGLGMTAVMVTTVILEYIDRHRRRRREGLLTCG, via the coding sequence ATGACAAACACTTCGACGTGGCATGGGGTCTTAAGCAAACCCTATCTATTGGCACTTTTTGTTGGACAGTTTATATCACAATCCGGTAACCGCATTTATGCCATGGCCAGTTTGTGGATGGCATATCAACTTACGCACTCCACCGTTGCGATGTCTGCCGTGGAGGCGGTGTCGCTTATCGCAGTCCTGGTGGTGGGCAACTTTGGTGGTATTATAACGGACCGGACCGATCCGTTATGGGCCATGATCTGCGTGGATATCTTCAGTGCCATCACGCTTGGGCTGATACCGGTGCTATACTTCGCGGGTCACTTGACAGTGTGGGATGTTATCGTGACAAGTGTTCTGCTGACGGGTGCTTCGATGCTGTTCACACCCGCCTTGCAGGGAATTATTCCTCAGATGACGACGAGAGAAGAGTTGGTCGTGGCGAACGGCATGCTTGACTTGACTGATCGACTCAGTAAAATACTCGGGCCAGCAGTGGTAGGTGCCCTCATGGTCCTGGCTACGTTAGTTGACCTGTTCACCATCGATGCACTGACATTTGTGGTCTCTGCCATCAGCCTGGTTTACGTCCGAATTCAGTGGTACAAGCGGTCGACAACAGTCAAGACTTTCAGCCAGCAGCCCCTCGTCACCCTCAGTCTTGACTCGTGGAAGACCCTGATGAAAACACCGTGGCTCCGAACAGTGACGGTGGTTCGCAGTCTGAACAACGGGTTTTGGGCATTGTACACGATTGGCTCACCGATTTTTGTACAGTCTCGGTTCCAATTGGGTATTGGCGCTTGGGGATTGATATTGGCCGCGTACGGGGCAGGACAAGTTTTTGGGAATGTGCTCGCCGTTCAATTCTCATCTTACAAAAACTCGCTGAGAACCTTTATCATTGGATGGACCGTTATTGGGTTGTCCTTTGTGGGATATGCAGTTTCATCTACGATTGCCATCGCTGTATCATGCATCTTTTTCGCTGGGGTGGGCGGGCCGATTGCGCATGTCGCTATAAATACCCGTATCGGACTCGATGTGGCACAAAACCAGATTGTTGGAGTATTCCGTATCCAGAAGATGATGATAAGTCTCCTCAACGGAATAGGAATCATGGCTGCAGGAGTTGTCTACAAGTTCGTCGATGCACGCACGGGAATTCTCTGTGCCGGCCTCGGGATGACAGCCGTGATGGTGACAACCGTCATTCTTGAATACATAGATCGCCACAGGCGGAGGAGAAGGGAGGGACTCCTCACCTGTGGATGA
- a CDS encoding HNH endonuclease, with protein MCGKHQYPPLTVLVVDKEKRKPGGGFHLALQEIPGYEHIDTDNESVDDLLRTRVWSVTNWSELLEAFGVHNTEKSSESSLKALSIGALREQCLAVPPYLKSIETTSIQRYRSPIVQEYARVRANGICQLCESPAPFVDDKGKPFLEVHHIHWLSKGGPDSIFNVVGLCPNCHRRMHVVNDPKDVSKLQLVAKGH; from the coding sequence ATGTGTGGAAAACATCAGTATCCACCACTAACGGTTCTTGTCGTCGATAAAGAAAAACGAAAGCCCGGTGGAGGATTTCACCTTGCACTACAGGAGATACCCGGGTATGAACACATTGATACCGATAATGAATCAGTCGATGACTTGCTGCGAACACGTGTATGGTCAGTCACCAACTGGTCTGAATTGTTAGAGGCCTTTGGCGTTCACAACACCGAGAAGTCGTCGGAATCATCCCTTAAAGCACTGTCGATAGGCGCGCTTCGAGAGCAATGTCTCGCAGTCCCGCCCTATTTGAAGTCAATCGAAACCACTTCCATTCAACGCTATCGAAGTCCCATCGTGCAAGAATATGCCAGAGTACGGGCAAATGGAATTTGCCAGCTCTGTGAGAGCCCAGCACCGTTTGTTGACGATAAGGGGAAACCATTCTTGGAAGTACATCACATTCATTGGCTGTCAAAAGGCGGACCAGATTCTATATTTAACGTGGTAGGTCTGTGCCCGAATTGCCATAGGCGCATGCACGTTGTGAATGACCCTAAGGACGTTTCGAAGTTACAACTTGTTGCGAAAGGTCACTAA